From Actinopolymorpha cephalotaxi, one genomic window encodes:
- a CDS encoding threonine aldolase family protein: MAELDNTELENAEVENTDRDRPVDLRSDTVTTPTAGMRAAMARAEVGDDVYAEDPTCRALEERVADLLGTEAALFTVTGSLANLLGVRALVKPGEEVLCEARAHIARAELGAHATVFGVTSRTWSHPRGLVDLAAVRELLAPDAGPYFVSTAAVSVENTHNFGGGSIQPLESLRELRELTAANGVGVHLDGARLWNACAATGVAPGTYAACADLVSVCLSKGLGAPVGSLLAGPAAAIADARVWRKRLGAGWRQAGVLAAAGMYALDHHLDRIAQDHANARALADRLAEVAPGIVEPAGVQTNIVVLDLAAAGIGTGAAEVAERARAAGVLVSVLGPTALRLVTHLDVDEAGCRHAGEVLTTALK, translated from the coding sequence GTGGCCGAGCTGGATAACACCGAGCTGGAGAACGCCGAGGTGGAGAACACGGACCGCGACCGTCCGGTGGACCTGCGAAGCGACACCGTGACCACGCCGACGGCGGGGATGCGGGCGGCGATGGCCCGGGCCGAGGTCGGCGACGACGTGTACGCCGAGGACCCCACCTGCCGCGCCCTGGAGGAACGCGTCGCCGATCTGCTCGGCACCGAGGCGGCGCTGTTCACCGTCACCGGTTCGCTGGCCAACCTGCTCGGCGTCCGCGCCCTGGTGAAGCCGGGGGAGGAGGTGCTGTGCGAGGCGCGGGCGCACATCGCCCGCGCGGAGCTCGGCGCCCACGCGACGGTCTTCGGCGTCACCAGCCGGACGTGGTCGCATCCGCGCGGACTGGTCGACCTGGCGGCCGTACGCGAACTGCTCGCGCCGGACGCCGGGCCCTACTTCGTGTCCACCGCCGCGGTGTCGGTGGAGAACACCCACAACTTCGGCGGCGGGTCGATCCAGCCGCTGGAATCCCTGCGCGAGTTGCGCGAGCTCACCGCGGCCAACGGCGTCGGCGTGCACCTGGACGGCGCCCGGCTGTGGAACGCCTGCGCCGCGACCGGGGTGGCGCCGGGCACCTACGCCGCCTGCGCCGACCTGGTGTCGGTCTGTCTGTCCAAGGGACTCGGCGCGCCGGTGGGCTCGCTGCTGGCCGGGCCGGCGGCGGCGATCGCCGACGCCCGGGTCTGGCGCAAGCGGCTCGGCGCCGGCTGGCGGCAGGCCGGGGTGCTCGCCGCGGCCGGGATGTACGCCCTGGACCACCACCTGGACCGGATCGCGCAGGACCACGCGAACGCCCGCGCCCTGGCCGACCGGCTGGCCGAGGTCGCGCCCGGCATCGTCGAGCCGGCCGGCGTACAGACCAACATCGTGGTGCTCGACCTGGCCGCCGCCGGGATCGGCACCGGCGCGGCCGAGGTCGCCGAGCGGGCCCGGGCGGCCGGGGTCCTGGTGTCCGTCCTCGGGCCGACCGCGCTGCGGCTGGTCACCCACCTGGACGTGGACGAGGCCGGCTGCCGGCATGCGGGCGAGGTGCTGACCACCGCCCTGAAGTAG
- a CDS encoding carbohydrate ABC transporter permease, producing the protein MSVSTQDSLDTGSPARRSSTSSRPGWTPRDKANLRKGLVFIGPWIVGTLAFVVFPIFYSLIISLTKYSGMQTPLWVGLSNYTRLFQDPLAWTSIFNTLFYSGWAVPVGLVVALLLALAMNRSVREVAVYRTVLYLPSLAPVFAMSFIFIVLVNPGTGIVNQAIAFFGGQERDFLGDPTTAKIVIVAMAQLGAGNAALIYLAGLNNIPQTLYEAARIDGASSLQSFFRITLPLLTPSILFNLITGISGGLQVFTQAYILTGGGPNNGTLFYMLYLYRNAFSYADLGYASALAVVLFLIGVVLALLVYQVSRRFVNYEVAS; encoded by the coding sequence TTGTCAGTAAGCACGCAGGACTCGCTGGACACCGGCTCGCCGGCCCGGCGGAGCAGCACCTCGTCGCGGCCGGGCTGGACCCCGCGCGACAAGGCCAATCTCAGGAAAGGGCTGGTGTTCATCGGCCCGTGGATCGTGGGGACCCTCGCGTTCGTGGTCTTCCCGATCTTCTACTCGCTGATCATCAGCCTTACCAAGTACAGCGGCATGCAAACCCCGCTGTGGGTCGGACTCAGCAACTACACCCGGTTGTTCCAGGACCCGCTGGCCTGGACGTCCATCTTCAACACGCTGTTCTACTCCGGCTGGGCGGTGCCGGTCGGGCTCGTCGTGGCCCTGCTGCTCGCGCTGGCGATGAACCGCAGCGTCCGTGAGGTGGCGGTCTACCGCACCGTCCTCTATCTGCCCTCGCTCGCGCCCGTCTTCGCGATGTCGTTCATCTTCATCGTGCTGGTCAACCCCGGCACCGGCATCGTCAACCAGGCGATCGCGTTCTTCGGCGGCCAGGAGCGCGACTTCCTCGGCGACCCGACCACGGCGAAGATCGTCATCGTGGCGATGGCCCAGCTCGGCGCCGGCAACGCGGCGCTCATCTACCTGGCCGGCCTGAACAACATCCCGCAGACGTTGTACGAGGCCGCCCGCATCGACGGCGCCAGCTCGCTCCAGTCGTTCTTCCGCATCACGCTGCCGCTGCTCACCCCGTCGATCCTGTTCAACCTCATCACCGGGATCAGCGGTGGTCTGCAGGTGTTCACCCAGGCCTACATCCTCACCGGCGGCGGGCCGAACAACGGCACGTTGTTCTACATGCTCTACCTGTACCGCAACGCGTTCAGCTACGCCGACCTCGGCTACGCGTCGGCGCTCGCGGTCGTGCTCTTCCTCATCGGGGTCGTGCTGGCCCTGCTCGTCTACCAGGTCTCGCGACGCTTCGTGAACTACGAAGTCGCCTCCTGA
- a CDS encoding GNAT family N-acetyltransferase, which yields MDLDARIALVTRTWVPTQQLHAGNVAWHGSGCDGAPPADATLDGDGWFAEVWHHDDEGEAEGHFSPDLSPDERRRAFDGIRSHAPRGSISLVTDSPMADTLRAAGAHDLGGPFFLLQHRGLDQLPSLPLLPGYSILAAEEAGEHARVDAHRRAWAPARIKDLLGLPVTGDEPHSGFTLDKYEAMKAVTLYRPELDLVVMAPDGSPAAFALGWYDDRSRSVLFEPVGTSPEHARRGLSQAVCVAVMTKARELGATQAVVGPRGDDAYPAPRRLYRTLGFATLARTCTLAWGADQRRDLGSRSGADV from the coding sequence ATGGATCTCGACGCCCGTATCGCTCTCGTCACCCGCACCTGGGTCCCTACTCAGCAACTGCACGCGGGCAATGTGGCCTGGCACGGCAGTGGGTGCGACGGCGCCCCACCCGCCGACGCGACCCTCGACGGCGATGGCTGGTTCGCCGAGGTGTGGCACCACGACGACGAGGGGGAGGCCGAGGGGCACTTCTCTCCCGACCTGTCGCCGGACGAACGGCGCCGCGCGTTCGACGGGATCCGCTCGCATGCGCCTCGCGGTTCGATCAGCCTGGTGACGGACTCACCGATGGCGGACACGCTTCGCGCGGCCGGCGCGCATGACCTCGGCGGGCCGTTCTTCCTCCTCCAGCATCGTGGTCTCGACCAGCTGCCGAGCCTGCCCCTGCTACCCGGGTACAGCATCCTGGCTGCCGAGGAAGCCGGAGAACACGCCCGCGTCGACGCACACCGCCGCGCCTGGGCACCAGCTCGCATCAAGGACCTACTCGGCCTGCCGGTGACCGGCGATGAGCCTCATAGCGGCTTCACGCTCGACAAGTACGAAGCGATGAAGGCCGTCACCCTCTATCGGCCCGAACTCGACCTCGTGGTCATGGCACCGGACGGCAGCCCGGCGGCATTCGCACTTGGCTGGTACGACGATCGCTCCCGAAGCGTCCTCTTCGAGCCGGTCGGCACGAGCCCGGAGCATGCCCGGCGCGGTCTGTCCCAGGCTGTCTGCGTCGCGGTGATGACGAAGGCCCGGGAGCTGGGCGCCACGCAGGCGGTCGTAGGTCCGCGGGGCGACGATGCGTATCCGGCGCCGCGGCGGCTCTACCGGACCCTCGGCTTCGCCACTCTGGCCCGCACCTGCACGCTGGCATGGGGTGCGGACCAGCGGCGTGACCTGGGCAGTCGGAGCGGCGCAGACGTCTGA
- a CDS encoding deoxyribonuclease IV — protein sequence MASSARPSAPARAAATARGPRARARRPVPPIGSHLPVGAGLVRGAFRTAVDIGAEALQVFVGNPRGWARAAGDPEQDEAFRSRCADAGIRVFVHTPYLVNFGSPTPATLERSADIVAHNLVRAYAIGAEGVVVHTGSGVAEGSREVAMRQVRESLLPILDALPDGAPTLLLEPTAGQGQSLCSGVDDLPAYLAALDDHPRLGICLDTCHVFTAGAPLDTPGGTTATLDRLVALAGADRLRLVHANDSKDPRGSFRDRHERIGQGHIGAGAFEELLRHPAVAGVPVVVETPGGVEASREDIAALKRARGR from the coding sequence GTGGCATCCTCAGCTCGCCCGAGCGCACCGGCCCGCGCCGCGGCGACCGCGCGGGGCCCCAGAGCCCGCGCGCGGCGGCCCGTCCCGCCGATCGGCAGCCATCTTCCGGTGGGCGCCGGGCTGGTCAGGGGTGCGTTCCGTACGGCCGTCGACATCGGCGCGGAGGCATTGCAGGTCTTCGTCGGCAACCCGCGCGGCTGGGCACGCGCCGCCGGAGATCCCGAGCAGGACGAGGCGTTCCGCTCCCGGTGCGCGGACGCCGGGATCCGCGTGTTCGTGCACACGCCGTACCTCGTGAACTTCGGCTCCCCCACACCCGCCACCCTCGAACGCTCGGCAGACATCGTGGCCCACAACCTCGTCCGGGCGTACGCCATCGGCGCCGAAGGTGTCGTCGTGCACACGGGTTCGGGTGTGGCCGAGGGCAGCCGCGAGGTCGCGATGCGGCAGGTACGCGAGTCGCTGCTGCCGATCCTGGACGCGTTGCCCGACGGCGCTCCCACGCTCCTGCTCGAACCCACCGCCGGCCAGGGCCAGTCGCTGTGCTCGGGGGTGGACGACCTCCCGGCCTACCTCGCCGCGCTCGACGACCATCCACGGCTGGGGATCTGCCTGGACACCTGCCACGTGTTCACGGCCGGAGCGCCGCTGGACACACCGGGCGGCACGACCGCGACCCTGGACCGGCTGGTCGCGCTGGCCGGCGCCGACCGGCTGAGACTGGTGCACGCCAACGACTCCAAGGATCCGCGCGGCAGCTTCCGCGACCGGCACGAGCGCATCGGCCAGGGACACATCGGCGCGGGCGCGTTCGAGGAACTGCTGCGCCATCCGGCGGTGGCGGGCGTGCCCGTGGTCGTGGAGACCCCCGGCGGCGTCGAGGCGTCCCGTGAGGACATCGCCGCGCTCAAACGTGCGAGGGGACGGTGA
- a CDS encoding DMT family transporter yields the protein MSGDIRHTGSAGNAGNTGNTGDTGNAGSVDAPSSHTGRPGEHPEGGHGSAVPKLAVIGLLAVTASWGSTFFLIKDVVTRVPVPDFLAVRFAIAAVVLGVFAAPTLARLGAVAWRRGAVLGLLYGLAQIAQTEGLAHTSASVSGFVTGMYVVLTPVLAGVLLRHRIGRATWIAVALATAGLAVLALRGFAFGPGELLTLLSAGLYALHIVALGAWTSLRDAFGLSVVQLGVIAVVCGIAAAPGGITVPDRTGDWIALLYMALIAGAFALVTQTWAQAHLPPTRAAVIMCMEPVWASAFALVFGGESPTVRMVAGGGLILAAMYTAELAPRRRLPAETPHLPV from the coding sequence GTGAGCGGCGACATCCGCCACACCGGCAGCGCGGGCAACGCGGGCAACACCGGCAACACAGGCGACACCGGCAACGCTGGTTCCGTCGACGCGCCGTCCTCCCACACCGGCCGGCCCGGTGAGCATCCCGAGGGCGGGCACGGAAGCGCGGTGCCGAAGCTGGCCGTGATCGGACTGCTCGCGGTCACCGCCTCCTGGGGGTCGACGTTCTTCCTCATCAAGGACGTGGTCACCCGGGTGCCGGTGCCGGACTTCCTCGCCGTGCGGTTCGCCATCGCCGCCGTCGTGCTGGGGGTGTTCGCCGCGCCGACGCTCGCCCGCCTCGGTGCGGTCGCGTGGCGGCGGGGCGCCGTGCTCGGTCTGCTCTACGGACTTGCCCAGATCGCCCAGACCGAAGGGCTGGCGCACACCTCGGCGTCGGTGTCGGGGTTCGTCACCGGGATGTACGTCGTCCTCACGCCGGTGCTGGCCGGGGTGCTGCTCCGCCACCGGATCGGGCGGGCCACCTGGATCGCGGTGGCACTGGCCACCGCCGGGCTGGCCGTCCTCGCCCTGCGGGGGTTCGCCTTCGGACCCGGTGAGCTGCTGACGCTGCTGTCCGCGGGGTTGTACGCGCTGCACATCGTGGCGCTCGGCGCGTGGACCAGCCTGCGGGACGCGTTCGGGCTGTCCGTCGTACAGCTCGGCGTCATCGCGGTGGTGTGCGGCATCGCGGCCGCTCCCGGCGGGATCACCGTGCCGGACCGGACCGGCGACTGGATCGCCCTGCTCTACATGGCGCTGATCGCGGGCGCGTTCGCACTGGTGACCCAGACCTGGGCGCAGGCACACCTGCCGCCGACCCGGGCCGCGGTCATCATGTGCATGGAACCGGTGTGGGCGTCGGCGTTCGCGCTGGTGTTCGGCGGGGAGTCCCCGACCGTCCGGATGGTGGCCGGAGGCGGACTTATTCTGGCCGCGATGTACACCGCCGAACTCGCGCCGAGGCGCCGTCTCCCGGCGGAGACTCCCCACCTGCCGGTTTGA
- a CDS encoding molybdopterin-dependent oxidoreductase translates to MSSWKVMHYGRVPRSTDPQGWDFRVIGATASGTEHILDFATLAALPRVDVLADLHCVNGFSLLDLTWTGIPTRALLELAPPREDVRHVMAWAQYGYSANLRLADLQAEGTLLATGAGGEDLSPEHGGPLRLVLPHLYAWKGPKWLRAIEYLTEDRRGFWEERGYHNSADPWSGERYAYQEGAAAGPN, encoded by the coding sequence GTGTCCTCGTGGAAGGTCATGCACTACGGCCGGGTCCCGCGCTCGACCGATCCGCAGGGCTGGGACTTCCGCGTCATCGGCGCCACCGCCAGCGGCACCGAGCACATCCTGGACTTCGCGACCCTGGCCGCCCTCCCCCGGGTCGACGTGCTGGCCGACCTGCACTGCGTGAACGGGTTCAGCCTGCTCGACCTGACCTGGACGGGCATCCCCACCCGGGCACTGCTGGAGCTGGCGCCGCCCCGTGAGGACGTACGCCACGTCATGGCCTGGGCGCAGTACGGCTACTCCGCCAACCTCCGGCTCGCCGACCTGCAGGCCGAGGGCACCCTGCTGGCGACCGGCGCGGGTGGTGAGGACCTCTCCCCCGAACACGGCGGGCCGCTCCGCCTGGTGCTCCCCCACCTGTACGCCTGGAAGGGCCCGAAGTGGCTCCGGGCGATCGAGTACCTCACCGAGGACCGGCGCGGCTTCTGGGAGGAACGCGGCTACCACAACTCCGCCGACCCCTGGTCGGGCGAGCGGTACGCCTACCAGGAAGGCGCCGCCGCCGGCCCGAACTAG
- the aroF gene encoding 3-deoxy-7-phosphoheptulonate synthase has protein sequence MVVVMNPGAPPEHLAAVVARIESAGAQAFVSRGMDRTIVGVIGEGSRMAELTLAGMPGVATVLRVTEPYKLVNRQARTERSVVWVGSGGREVPVGPGTFTLIAGPCAVESAAQTLGAARLAAGAGATLLRGGAYKPRTFPAGFQGLGKDGLRILADVREATGLHVVTEVIDPADVDLVASYADMLQIGAANMQNYPLLDSVGRQDKPVLLKRGLQASVDEWLMAAEYLAQRGNCEIVLCERGIRTFETATSATLDLASIPLVQRLSHLPVVVDPTHAAGRRDLIVPLARAAIAAGADGLLIDVHPDPENALVDGAQALAGAELRELATAVRRLPPMLGRRAALPRGEGADAVRLGSPAS, from the coding sequence ATGGTCGTGGTGATGAATCCTGGCGCACCGCCGGAGCACCTTGCCGCGGTGGTGGCCCGGATCGAGTCGGCGGGTGCGCAGGCGTTCGTGAGCCGGGGCATGGACCGCACCATCGTCGGGGTCATCGGCGAGGGGTCACGCATGGCCGAGCTCACCCTCGCGGGGATGCCGGGCGTGGCCACCGTTCTCCGGGTCACCGAGCCGTACAAACTCGTCAACCGCCAGGCCCGGACCGAACGCTCCGTCGTGTGGGTCGGTTCCGGCGGCCGCGAGGTGCCGGTCGGCCCGGGGACCTTCACCCTGATCGCCGGTCCGTGCGCGGTGGAGAGTGCCGCGCAGACGCTCGGCGCGGCCCGGCTGGCGGCCGGCGCCGGGGCCACCCTGCTGCGCGGCGGGGCGTACAAGCCGCGCACGTTTCCCGCCGGCTTCCAGGGGCTGGGCAAGGACGGGTTGCGGATCCTCGCCGACGTCCGCGAGGCCACCGGACTGCATGTCGTCACCGAGGTGATCGACCCTGCCGACGTCGACCTGGTGGCGTCGTACGCCGACATGCTCCAGATCGGCGCGGCCAACATGCAGAACTACCCGCTGCTGGACAGCGTGGGCCGCCAGGACAAGCCTGTCCTGCTGAAGCGCGGGCTGCAGGCCAGCGTGGACGAGTGGCTGATGGCCGCGGAGTACCTCGCCCAGCGCGGCAACTGCGAGATCGTGCTCTGCGAACGCGGCATCCGGACGTTCGAGACCGCCACCAGCGCCACGCTCGACCTGGCGTCGATCCCGCTCGTCCAGCGGCTGTCCCACCTCCCGGTCGTGGTCGACCCGACGCACGCCGCCGGCCGCCGGGACCTGATCGTGCCGCTGGCCCGGGCGGCGATCGCCGCCGGAGCGGACGGCCTGCTGATCGACGTGCACCCCGACCCGGAGAACGCCCTGGTCGACGGTGCGCAGGCGCTGGCCGGTGCCGAACTACGCGAGCTCGCCACGGCCGTACGCCGGCTGCCGCCGATGCTCGGCCGCAGGGCGGCCCTGCCGCGTGGTGAGGGCGCGGATGCCGTACGCCTGGGTTCGCCGGCGTCCTGA
- a CDS encoding ABC transporter substrate-binding protein, which translates to MRSRPRRIRRVVLAVLAMALVAGTAGACSGNSSDRKLLVWTQLGGERELKAQNLVIDAFEKANPGVTVQIVPKSGQFTGDSAALIAAVRGNTPPNVYIIDRFTTAQAASVGLFEDLQPRIDKDGENLRSKYLPYAADEATYKGDMYALPFDTDVRGLMYNKKTMRDAGIDPAVLDPKNGPPTIDEVVALGKKMDKKDKRGNYTRMGFIPWDGQAFHATWAIINRAQWFDDKTCELTLNSPGWTKAMQDFADWAKEFDYSRVQTFLATYRPPNQPPTQSPFYTGHIGMAVDGNWSVGSIKEYAPKLDYGVTYLPVPKKGDKPLTWAGGFALTMPKGAPNQDLTWKFMKFMAGEQGQRIYAKSASKIPTWQSLVDDKSVTGDQGIFPSMVKFTTSRPPLPVGAQISDSMDAAQQAVLLGDSTPKEALSIAQDRAGPQMKQFCPFKLPSHPE; encoded by the coding sequence ATGAGGTCGCGACCACGTCGTATCCGAAGGGTCGTCCTCGCCGTGCTCGCCATGGCGCTGGTGGCAGGTACGGCGGGTGCGTGCTCGGGAAACTCCTCCGACCGCAAGCTGCTGGTCTGGACCCAGCTCGGGGGCGAACGCGAACTCAAGGCGCAGAACCTCGTCATCGACGCGTTCGAGAAGGCCAACCCCGGCGTCACGGTGCAGATCGTGCCGAAGTCGGGGCAGTTCACCGGCGACTCCGCGGCACTGATCGCCGCGGTGCGCGGCAACACCCCGCCGAACGTCTACATCATCGACCGGTTCACCACCGCGCAGGCGGCCTCGGTCGGGTTGTTCGAGGACCTGCAACCGCGCATTGACAAGGACGGGGAGAACCTCCGCAGCAAGTACCTCCCGTACGCCGCGGACGAGGCGACGTACAAGGGCGACATGTACGCGCTGCCGTTCGACACCGACGTGCGCGGGCTGATGTACAACAAGAAGACCATGCGCGACGCCGGCATCGACCCGGCGGTGCTCGACCCGAAGAACGGCCCGCCGACCATCGACGAGGTCGTCGCCCTCGGCAAGAAGATGGACAAGAAGGACAAGCGCGGGAACTACACCCGGATGGGCTTCATCCCCTGGGACGGTCAGGCGTTCCACGCCACCTGGGCGATCATCAACCGGGCGCAGTGGTTCGACGACAAGACCTGCGAGCTCACCCTGAACAGCCCGGGGTGGACCAAGGCGATGCAGGACTTCGCCGACTGGGCCAAGGAGTTCGACTACTCCCGGGTGCAGACGTTCCTCGCGACCTACCGGCCGCCGAACCAGCCGCCCACCCAGTCGCCGTTCTACACCGGCCACATCGGGATGGCCGTCGACGGCAACTGGTCGGTCGGCAGCATCAAGGAGTACGCCCCGAAACTCGACTACGGCGTGACCTACCTGCCGGTGCCGAAGAAGGGCGACAAGCCGCTGACCTGGGCCGGTGGTTTCGCGCTGACCATGCCCAAGGGCGCACCGAACCAGGACCTCACCTGGAAGTTCATGAAGTTCATGGCCGGTGAGCAGGGCCAGCGCATCTACGCCAAGTCGGCCAGCAAGATCCCGACCTGGCAGAGCCTGGTCGACGACAAGAGCGTCACCGGCGACCAGGGCATCTTCCCGAGCATGGTGAAGTTCACGACCTCGCGGCCGCCGCTGCCGGTGGGCGCGCAGATCTCGGACTCCATGGACGCCGCGCAGCAGGCGGTGCTCCTCGGCGACTCCACGCCGAAGGAGGCGCTGTCGATCGCGCAGGACCGGGCCGGTCCGCAGATGAAGCAGTTCTGCCCGTTCAAGCTGCCCTCCCACCCGGAGTAG
- a CDS encoding carbohydrate ABC transporter permease, whose protein sequence is MTTQTDTPGARLGGAGPVMSARERTWRTLGDRIGVRVFLVAMSVLFLLPIYWMIITSLKSNEELGITPATLFPQVLHWDNYVEAFKAFPFATYFGNSLLITVLSVIGSIVSNLIVAYGFSCLEWRGRDKLFYIVLATLFIPFPIALIPTFDLFAWLHWINTLLPLVVPNFLGSAFFIFLLRQFLLQIPREHLDAARIDGASEARILWQVVFPMARPAVAAVAIFTAVGAWNDFLGPLLYLQDEAKQTLAIGIQAFRSTHDVQFNLLMAASLMILAPLVILFFAAQKYFIRGITLGSFK, encoded by the coding sequence ATGACCACACAAACCGATACACCCGGCGCGCGCCTCGGCGGCGCCGGCCCAGTGATGTCGGCCCGGGAGCGCACGTGGCGCACCTTGGGAGACCGCATCGGCGTCCGGGTCTTCCTGGTCGCGATGTCGGTGCTGTTCCTGCTGCCGATCTACTGGATGATCATCACCTCGCTGAAGTCCAACGAGGAGCTGGGGATCACCCCGGCGACGCTGTTCCCGCAGGTGCTGCACTGGGACAACTACGTCGAGGCGTTCAAGGCGTTCCCGTTCGCGACGTACTTCGGCAACTCGCTGCTCATCACCGTGCTCAGCGTCATCGGCTCGATCGTCTCCAACCTGATCGTCGCCTACGGTTTCTCCTGCCTGGAGTGGCGCGGGCGGGACAAACTCTTCTACATCGTGCTCGCCACGCTGTTCATTCCGTTCCCGATCGCGCTCATCCCGACGTTCGACCTGTTCGCCTGGCTGCACTGGATCAACACCCTGCTGCCGCTGGTCGTCCCGAACTTCCTCGGCAGCGCGTTCTTCATCTTCCTGCTCCGGCAGTTCCTGCTGCAGATTCCGCGTGAGCACCTGGACGCGGCGCGCATCGACGGTGCGAGCGAGGCGCGGATCCTGTGGCAGGTGGTGTTCCCGATGGCCCGGCCCGCGGTCGCGGCGGTGGCCATCTTCACCGCCGTCGGCGCCTGGAACGACTTCCTGGGGCCGCTGCTCTACCTGCAGGACGAGGCCAAGCAGACGCTGGCCATCGGCATCCAGGCGTTCCGCAGCACCCACGACGTGCAGTTCAACCTGCTGATGGCCGCGTCGTTGATGATTCTCGCGCCGTTGGTGATCCTCTTCTTCGCCGCGCAGAAGTACTTCATCCGCGGCATCACCCTCGGGAGCTTCAAGTGA
- a CDS encoding RraA family protein: MRIQPTPEDLIELTSSWQGERFPDGRPKVPDEVLEEIRLATTEEAWGVLRRQGHDRQFAGGWRQTHPGNVLVGRAVTSQFLPHRPDFDSAVVAAGAREGHLAPDKQNSWIISTLVPGDVMVTDIFGKVRDGTVVGDNLSTAIAARTGVGAVIHGGIRDYQGISQLDGGVNFFFRDADPTAIRDVTLAGINLPVRIGDATVLPGDVVLGTPSGLIFIPPHLAAMVAESSADIRTRDVFGKLRLAEQVYSSAEIDVGTWESHIEEDFQRWRKEQEQADRAGQATTRS; this comes from the coding sequence ATGCGAATCCAACCCACTCCCGAGGACCTGATCGAGCTGACGTCCTCCTGGCAGGGCGAGCGCTTTCCGGACGGGCGGCCGAAGGTCCCTGACGAGGTGCTGGAGGAGATCCGGCTGGCCACCACCGAGGAGGCGTGGGGTGTCCTCCGCCGGCAGGGCCACGACCGCCAGTTCGCAGGTGGCTGGCGCCAGACCCACCCCGGCAACGTCCTCGTCGGCCGGGCGGTCACCTCGCAGTTCCTGCCGCACCGTCCCGACTTCGACAGTGCGGTCGTCGCCGCAGGTGCCCGCGAGGGTCACCTCGCACCCGACAAGCAGAACTCCTGGATCATCTCCACGCTGGTGCCCGGCGACGTCATGGTCACCGACATCTTCGGCAAGGTCCGCGACGGCACGGTTGTCGGTGACAACCTCAGCACCGCCATCGCCGCACGCACCGGTGTCGGCGCGGTGATCCACGGTGGCATCCGTGACTACCAGGGAATCAGCCAACTCGACGGCGGTGTCAACTTCTTCTTTCGCGACGCCGACCCGACCGCGATCAGGGACGTGACCCTGGCCGGCATCAACCTTCCCGTCCGGATCGGCGACGCGACCGTGCTCCCCGGCGACGTGGTGCTCGGAACGCCGAGCGGACTCATCTTCATCCCACCGCACCTGGCCGCCATGGTCGCCGAGTCCAGTGCGGACATCCGTACCCGCGACGTCTTCGGCAAGCTCCGGTTGGCAGAGCAGGTCTACAGCAGCGCGGAGATCGACGTCGGCACGTGGGAAAGCCACATCGAGGAGGACTTCCAGCGATGGCGCAAGGAGCAGGAGCAGGCGGACCGGGCCGGGCAGGCCACGACCAGGAGCTGA
- a CDS encoding phytanoyl-CoA dioxygenase family protein — protein sequence MGTIREADHQHWREHGYVVVPLLDDDQVRATVENIHEYMPPWEEYARHPRWYEESVAAKSGRLRTFATFPFVGDALNETTLHPELIAFAERVIGTDRLMLSHGQLGGKYAGTRDFEQQLHLDYGNNTLVCPPPDDEIVDLPAIIYYTDVTVDLSPTYVVSQKFTRDLPREPRFHTREGSPEVYAHEVPVVVPAGSVLIYSMNTFHRGSALTASEGLRYAQNIGFKRVDTPWCGQVTFQHDGGSPEMNHFLEHATPRQREFVGFPRVGDAYWNKSTVANVGARYPGMDMSPYLAAIS from the coding sequence ATGGGCACCATTCGCGAAGCGGACCACCAGCACTGGCGCGAGCACGGGTACGTCGTGGTGCCCCTGCTCGACGACGACCAGGTACGAGCGACCGTCGAGAACATCCACGAGTACATGCCGCCGTGGGAGGAGTACGCCCGGCACCCGCGGTGGTACGAGGAGTCGGTCGCCGCGAAGAGTGGGCGGCTGCGCACGTTCGCCACCTTCCCCTTCGTCGGTGACGCGCTGAACGAGACGACGCTGCATCCGGAGCTGATCGCGTTCGCCGAAAGGGTCATCGGCACCGACCGGCTGATGCTCAGCCACGGCCAGCTGGGCGGGAAGTACGCGGGTACGCGCGACTTCGAACAGCAACTCCACCTTGACTACGGCAACAACACGCTGGTGTGCCCGCCGCCGGACGACGAGATCGTCGACCTGCCGGCGATCATCTACTACACCGACGTGACCGTGGACCTCAGCCCCACCTACGTGGTGTCGCAGAAGTTCACCCGCGACCTCCCCCGGGAGCCGCGTTTCCACACCCGCGAGGGATCGCCGGAGGTGTACGCACACGAGGTGCCGGTGGTCGTTCCGGCCGGGTCGGTGCTGATCTACTCGATGAACACCTTCCACCGCGGTTCCGCGCTCACCGCGTCCGAAGGCCTGAGGTATGCCCAGAACATCGGCTTCAAGCGGGTGGACACCCCGTGGTGTGGCCAGGTGACGTTCCAGCACGACGGCGGCAGCCCGGAGATGAACCACTTCCTGGAGCACGCCACCCCACGCCAGCGTGAGTTCGTCGGCTTCCCCCGGGTGGGCGACGCGTACTGGAACAAGTCCACCGTCGCCAACGTCGGCGCCCGCTACCCCGGCATGGACATGAGTCCGTACCTCGCCGCGATCTCCTAG